ATTTTTATTGGTGATTCTTGCTGGTGTGATAGCGATTATGTGTTCCTGGTGGTCGTGGTGCCGATCAATAAACAAAATAAATAAAACGGAGATTTTAAAGTTTCACAGGTTTTGTCGGTACGCTGAATCACTGTTGTTTCGTTAGCGGACTTGAGGAGTATATCAATGGCCAAGTTTTTGTACCGGTTAGGAAAATGGTCTTTCCGGGCAAAATGGGTGGTCATTGTGGCCTGGGTGCTATTACTGGCCATTTTCGGTGGGTTATCAACACTATTGCAACGTGGTTTTGTAGATACCTTTACGATGAGCGGTACTCCCTCCCAACAGGCCTTTGAGATTTATGAAAAAAACTTCCCTGAGGCAGCGAATCCGTTACAAGGTACTGGCGTTAACATTGTGTTCCAGGCACCGGAAGGGCAAAGTTTAGCTAACCCGGAAAATACGGCGGCAATTCAAAGTGTCGTCGATCGTATTAATGAGAGCCTAGGCGATCACATTACTAATACGACTCGGTGGGGAAATCCGATAACACTGAACCCTGAACTGCAAGCGATGATTATTGACCAGTTCACCTCTATGGGATTGCCAGAAGAAAATGCTCGCTTAGATGCAGAGAATCTCTCCTTGGTTTCGGCAGACAAAACCATTGCCTATACCACCTTTGATTTTGATTACCCGCTTACTGCTGATGTCACAGATGAGGATCGTCGATTAGTTAATGAAGCACTCCAAGTAGGCAGAGACGCTGGGCTAACAGTAGAAGCTAATGGCACTGGCTTTGGTGACCCTATCATTATTGAGGAAACCTCAGAGATTATTGGTGTGGCAGTTGCCGCCATTATTTTGATTTTCACTTTTGGCTCATTGGTTGCTGCCGGTATGCCGGTGCTCACCGCAATTGTGGGTGTAGCTATTGGTTCTTTAGCTACGGTACTTGCTACCCGCTGGTTTGATATGAATACGGTCACCCCAGTGCTAGCAATCATGCTGGGATTAGCTGTGGGTATTGACTACTCGCTCTTTATTATTTTCCGCTATCGACGTGAGCTTAAGCGGTTGAACCCGCAAGAAGCAGCCGGTATGGCGGTAGGTACCGCCGGATCAGCAGTGGTTTTCGCTGGTATTACCGTTATTGTTGCCCTAGTGGCACTAGCAGTTGCAAACATTACCTTCCTTACCTATATGGGTATTGCGGCAGCCTTTACTGTGTTTATTGTCGTATTGATTGCGCTGACTTTGGTGCCAGCGGTACTAGGGCTATTGGGTCGGCGTATTTTCTCAGGCGAGTTAAAAGTTTTGACGCGGCGTCGAAAAGCAGAAACCGTAACTATGGGTAAGCGGTGGGTAACGTTGGTTCATCGCATGCCGGGACTAGTTATTGCAGTGGTGATTTTCGCGCTGGGGGCTTTGACAGTACCAAGTTTAGGGTTGCATTTGAGCTTGCCGACAGACACCCAATCGGACTACAGCACAACCCAACGCAAAGCAGCCGATTTGATGACTAAGGGGTTTGGTGCTGGGGTTAACGCACCGATGTTAGTAGTTGTTGATGCACATGATGTGAACCCGGACGCGGAGATTCTGCAGCCGTTGATTAGTGCACAATTAACTCAAGAAAACCCTACTGAGCAGGAAAGAAAACAGGCTGCGGTGTTTGCTTCCTATATGTATGTGATTCAGAAATATTCGACGAACCAGGATATGAAGCATCTTCAGCTGGTTGCGATTAGTGATGATCAGCTAGCCGTGCAGATGTTGCTTACCCCAACTTCTGCCCCGGAAGCGACATCGACCAATCAGCTTATTCTTAGCTTGCGTGAGCAACAGGTGGAAGTGGAATCGGCAACTGGTATTAATACCGGTATCACTGGTTTGGTGCCGATTCAGCAGGATATTACCAACCGTTTATCCTCAGTGATGGGTCTTTATCTGCTGATCGTGGTGGGACTAGCCATTGTTTTGCTCATGATTATTTTCCGATCAGTACTAGTACCACTGGTGGCTGGAGTGGGCTTCTTACTCTCAATTGGAGCGGCTTTTGGCGTGACCGTCTTGTTTTGGCAGGAAGGCCTATGGGGCTTGGTTCCTACCCCAGGGCCAATTATTGCCTTTATGCCAATTTTCTTGATCGGTGTGTGTTTCGGCCTGGCCATGGACTACCAGGTATTTTTAGTCTCTGCCATGCGTGAGCACTATACCCATTCCGGTGGGCAAGCAGCCAAAGGTTCAAAGTACACAGCAGTAGAAGAATCCGTTATTCACGGTTTTGCCAGCGGTGCGCGAGTAGTTACGGCTGCGGCTTTAATTATGATTGCCGTATTCGTTGCTTTTATTGGCCAGCCGATTCCTTTTATTAAGATTTTTGGCTTTGCTTTGGGTGCGGGTGTGCTTTTCGATGCTTTCTTTATCCGCATGGCATTTATGCCGGCAGCGATGTTTATTTTGGGCAATGCTACCTGGTGGATGCCACGCTGGTTAGATAAGTTGTTGCCACATCTTGATGTAGAAGGCGCCGCGCTAGAAAAAGAACGACTAGAAAAACAGAATCCTCGGTAAGATAACCCAATCATGACTGATATTACCTTTGAACTTGGCACAGAGCTTTTCGACGAACCCGGAAAACACGGACGCACCGGCACCATTCACACCCCGCACGGTGATATTCGCACCCCAGCGTTTATTCCAGTGGGCACAAAGGCCACAGTGAAAACCCTTACCCCGGAACAGATTCGCGAAACTGGTGCCCAGGCAGTGCTATCGAATGCCTACCACCTGTATTTGCAGCCTGGTCCAGATATTGTTGACGAAGCCGGTGGTGTGGCTGCCTTTGAAAATTGGCATGGCCCAACCTACACCGACTCCGGTGGGTTCCAGGTAATGAGCCTAGGAGTGGGCTTTAAAAAAGTGCTTGCCATGAATGTGAAAGGGTGGGAAGAAAAAGATATCCGCGCCCGACACAAAGATCGTCTGGCTAAAGTTGATGAAGATGGCGTGGATTTTCGCAGTGTGATTGATGGCTCGCGGCATCGTTTCACTCCAGAAGTCAGTATGCAGATTCAGCACCAACTCGGTGCCGATATTATGTTTGCTTTTGATGAGCTCACCACGCTCATTGATACCCGAACCTATCAGGAAGAATCAGTGGCACGCACCCACCGCTGGGCACAGCGGTGTATTGACGAACACAACCGGCTAACCGAACAGCGCGTAGGTAAGCCCCTGCAATCGCTATGGGGTGTTGTCCAAGGTGCACAATACGAAGACCTGCGTCGACAAGCTGCGCGGGGACTTGTTGAGATATCCAATCAAGCAGAAGCCGAAGGACGACGTGGTTTTGGTGGTTTCGGCATTGGTGGTGCACTAGAAAAAGAGAACTTGGGTACCATTGTTGGCTGGGTATGCGATGAACTGCCCAAAGACAAAGGCCGCCACCTTCTCGGAATCAGCGAGCCAGATGACCTGTTCACCGCTATTGAAGCTGGTGCGGATACTTTTGACTGTGTGGCACCTACTCGTTTGGGTCGTCGTGGTGGAGTGTATACTTTAGATGGTCGACTTAACTTAACTGCAGCTCGCTTTAAACGCGATTTCACTCCGGTGGATGCAGAATTTGGCGGTTATGTCAGTGAAAACTACACCCGCGCCTATATCCACCATTTGTTTAAAGCAAAAGAATTCCTGGCTGGCACACTATGCACCATGCACAATGTGACTTTTATGATCAAGCTGGTTGATGATATTCGCTTCCACATGGAAGCCGGCAGCTATGCGGAATTCAAAAAAGAATTTATGGGACGCTACTACGCGAGCAAATAAAAGGAGCCTGAGTATGGCGGGGAGATATGCGCCGTCGCCAAGCGGTGACCTACATTTTGGTAACCTGCGCACCGCACTCATTGCCTGGCTGGCGGCGCGCTCTACCGGAAGGGAATTTTATTTACGGGTAGAAGACATTGATACCCAGCGTAGTTCTATGGAATCGGCACGTCGGCAAATCGAGGATCTAGCCGCGCTCGGTTTGGATTGGGATGGTGAGATCACCTACCAGCACGATAATGATGCCCGCTATACACAAGCATTAGCCAAACTGCCGGTGTATGAATGCTATTGTTCGCGCAAAGACATCGCTGAGGCTGCTCGGGCACCGCATGCGATTGCCGGGCAATATCCTGGAATCTGTCGCAACCTTTCCGAAGCGGTTCGGAAACAACGACGGGCACACTTGGCAGAAAATAACCGTATTCCGGCACTACGGCTGCGCGCGGAGGCTAACCAGTGGACAATAACCGATCTGCTTGCTGGTGAAGTAACTGGGGAAGTCGATGATATGATTCTTCGCCGGGGCGGCCAGAACCCGGATTGGGCATATAATTTAGCAGTTGTGGTCGATGATGCAGCCCAGGGGATTGACCAGGTAGTACGCGGTGATGACTTGCTTTCTTCAACGCCGCGACAAGCATATTTAGGCCACCTATTAGGCTTAGCGACGCCACTGTATGTGCATGTTCCACTAGTTATTAATAATCGTGGTGCCCGTCTTGCTAAACGCGATGGGGCAGTGACCTTTCGTGAACTCAGCGCTGCTATGGGTGAGGCGGACGTGCGGGCAAAGATTGCTCAATCATTGAATCTGCACGGCACAACGATGAATGAGCTACTTGAAGATTTCACGCTGGAGAATATTCCGCGTACCCCCTATATCTGGTCAGGGTAGTACCGCTAAGCACAGATAACTTCACGCACTAGAAAATATCTAGTGCGTGAAGTTCTTATTCGTTGCTCTTATCGGTTGCTTTGTGCGCTTAGAAGCGAACCGGAGGCTGTCCCATACCCATACCGCCCCGAGTTATGGTGGCTTCACCAGCGGTGACAGTGGTGGTTGTTCCATTCACACTGATGGTATATGACTCGCCATTATGAAGCTCAGCAGCGGAATACTGCACTAGACCAAAGTTCTTTAATGCAGTAAAGCGAGTAATCTCAGTACCGGAAGCATCACTAATGATGACCTCATCACCCGCAGCGCCAGTGGCAGAAGTAGAAATCCAGCCTTGTCCATCGCTAGAGCTAGGGTTAGCTGCCATGCCATTAGAGCCTAGCGCGATGAGCTCACCACCGGTGATCGTAAAAGTACCGTTATAGTCAATAGCGCCATTGCCATTATTTGTTGGCCCCCAGACTGTGGTGGTGCCGCCCGTGATAATCAGATCTCCATTTGAATCCAAGCCATCGCCACCGGCATTAATGGTGACTGTGCCGCCCGAGATTACAACTTGTTCGCCGGTAGATGCATCACCGCCCATAGCTCTACCACCAGGCATTTCTCCTTGTTGGGGCATAGCGGGGATAGCAGGTGACTCTATGTCGCTTCCGGTAGCGGAGGTAGTAGTTGCATCGGCAACTGCTGTAACACCGGCTTCTGCGGTAACCGAACCAGAGCCGTTAAGTCCATCATCACTGCTGGTGACATCGACAGTGCCATCAGCAATAGTAATCAGGCCAGCTTCTAGCCCCTCGGTTGATTTGGTGATAGTAACCGAAGCGCCGTCGATCAGTAATGTAACTTCGGCATGGATTCCATCATCGGCGGTAGCAGCGGTAACAGTACTGCCAGAGCTCAGTCGGATGGCACCATCGGTATGGAGCGCATCGTCGGCACTATTGATGGTGATAGTTCCGCCTTCGCTAATGAGGTAGCTATCAGCTTTGAGACCTTTTTGGGAAATGTCGTCATTTTTCCCGCTATCAGCACCGCCACCAGCGGTGATAGTGATATTTCCACCGCTGATAAGAATATCTGTGGTAGCGGCAATAGCATCGCCGTCGGTGGTCAGTGTGAGATCACCGCCGGTGATAGCGATATAGCCCTTGGTGGGGTCATCGTCTTTGTCTGACTTTAGTGCATCTCCACCAGCGGTAACTGTGATTGTGCCGCCTTCGATTGCGAGGGCATCATTTGCTTGGATACCGTCGTCGCCAGCGGTGACGGTGATAGTTCCAGAAAGAATAACGAGATCATCAGAAGAGCTGATTCCATCATCAGTGGCAGTAACATTTAGTGATCCATTACCACTGAAGGTGAGGTCGGCAGTGGAGTCAATTGTGCCATTAACTGTATTAGTCCCGGTGGTAGAGATTGCCACATTAGCAGCCTCGGTGACGGTTATATCGCCATTAATAGTGGCATTATCCATAATGAGTACCACGTCAGCATTGGCAGCAGTAATGGTCACTGAGTTGTAGTTACCAGTTAACCGATAGACTCCGGCAGCGGAAATAGTTGCGGAAGTGTCGCTGAGTTCTTGAGCATCAGCAGCATCCCATTCGTCATCGTTATAGGTGGTGTAGTCGCTATTATCTGCCATTGCTTGGGCAATAGTGGGTGGCTGGGTGGTGTCATAGTTGTCGTAAGTCGTTGTGCTCGTTGCACTTGTTGTGCCCGTTGTGGCGGTGCCGGTGATGTTGTCGGTGGAGCATGCGGTGATACCTAACGCAAGTGCCAGGATAATAGCAGTAAGTGGTGTGCGATGGTTCATTGGTTTTCTCAATTCTTATAAAGATATGTGCTCAGGTATTGGCACATATAGGTGGTGAGTCACAGGAGTTTTTTACTCGGTGTGGTGGTTAGTTATAGAAGTGGTGGTTGAGCACTTTATGCCATCGGTTGTGCGGCAAAGCGGAATCTAGAGCGGCCATCCCGGTGCCAAACTTGGATATTTTTGCTGGTCGGTGACCATTTGCCCACAATAGGCGGTCGAGTTCGGAAGGACGAGAACCCGATTTGGTTTCAAAGATCACCATGTCTGGTCGAGCGAGGTATTGATTATGCGCATTTGCCCAATCAAGTTCGGTATCAAAAGTAGCGCGTCCGGCACCATCGGCCATGAGTAAGGTAGTGCGTTTATAGCTACCCCACATTGTTGGTTGCAGGTGAGCACCAGTACCGGTAGGCTGTCCGGCTGCGACAAGGCGCTCTTCTAGCCAGGGGCGTACGTCGTCGATAAGCACATCGTGCATTGCTGCTTCGAAATCATAAGGGATTCGCTCTTTGATGGTGACCCCACGCGCACCTTTGGCTTTGACTTCTAGGAATGCGATTTCCGAATCAACATAGGTGCGGGTGCGCACTTTGAACTTGTGTCGCCGCGGATGTGCTGCCAGATAAAAACTACGCAAATCTGGGGTATCAAAGTAGGTGGAGCGATAGGCCTGTGGTGCTTGCCCATTGAGAATCAGCACGCGGGTTGCGGGGTTGAGCCCATTAATAACCCGTTGCACATCATCGCGGCGCAGAACATATTTACGATCTACGCGAGTCAGCATCGCTGCTTGCGCGATAAGTTCATCGAGGCTGATCGGTTTGAGATCATCCGTTATGATTGCGGTGCTCATAATGGTACTTTCTTGTGCTTATCGACGTTTGTCCGACTTAGTGAGCCAGCGCCTCACGGTGTGGATTTTCGGTGATCGTTTGAACGGAGACTTTTCTTTTCATTGTTGCTTCACCGCGTACCAATCCCACATCAACCAAGGTGAGATCATTAACAAGATCAAGCTTAACGACGCTGATAGTGTGCACCTTCGCGCCGGTAAGAACTTCCGCCTCTTGGCGTAGTTCTTCTGGATCAGTGATTGCACGATCAAGTTGGATCTGTTGAGTTTCAATGGAATTTCGGCTGGTGAGGGTGGTATCGGTGATAGCCATAACAGCAATAATGAGAACCATCATTGCAAGAGGCATAGCCGCTGGGGTAGACGTTAGCCCGGCAATTAAGCCAAGTGCCAGAGCAGAGAAGTAGTAGGCAACCTCGCGTTGGGAGATCTCCGAAGAACGCAAGCGGATAATGCTGAGAACACCGAAAAGACCTAGGCCAAGACCAGAGCTAACTGTTGAGGTAGCCAAAACGGTTGACACGGCAAGCACACCGATATTCACACCGAAGAAAGCAACAACGAGATCGGCGCGACGATGCTTGGGGTAGTAGAGCGCAAGAACAAGAACAGAAATAGCGACTAGATCGATGGCGATCATGGCAAATGATGCGGTAGTCATGTGGTGAATCCTTCCGGGATTTTTTTGGTTGTGCCCGTTTACTATGACTGTTCATACTGTAAGCTTCCTGTGCACTGCCCAGAATTTCCCCACCAGAATGCTATAGATTTTATAAGCCCAGTTAAATAGGTGTTTTTTGCTAGTTTTTTGTTAGTGTGCAGCAAAAAAGTGGTTCACAGGAAAATTCATATTATAAAAAGAGTTCGCTTATTCCCTGGTAAGTGCTGACGTAAATTAATAATATGTGGCTTTCGTGGTGTTATTTGTGAGATCTAGGTGTATTCGAGAGTGAAAAATGTGGGATCATGCCCGTTTTTGTCGGGGTGGGGCGATAAAGAATAGATGGATGCGAGGGTAATTCCCGAAGGTTTTGTATGGCGTTGCTTTACTGCTGAGTTATAAGATTTGGCGCTCAATAGTTTTTAAGCAAGTGGTGTCCTCATAGAAAAGAGGGGGAGTTTTGTTCAAAGCGCTGCCGTAGGGAAGAATTTTTGTTTTCCTATAGGGAACTTCTTTGGGTTAACAAGTAGTGATAGTGGGGGAAAGAGCCTGTCTTAATGAAGAATGAAAGACAGGCTCTTAGATAATTTTTCAGACAGCCGAAATTTGGGTTGTGGTAAAAGTTGGGTATGACACTTCATACCCTGTGGCTACGCTATGGTTATAGGTGATGTGCGGACTATACCGACATAGCTTTTGTCTGGTGAACTATGGGGGATAGTTATTTTTTATGTATTGATCGCGCATATAGCAGGCAACCACCGGATCCGATAAGGGTAATAGGGATTCCCATTGAAAGGATGGGATGAGAATAGCCACTAGCAAGAATCTGCATGATATTTAAAGAAATACCAACAAGTGTGGTGCAGATAGAAAGTATGCCGAGGCATTTTTTCATTATTTTCTCCTATTGAGACCAGCATCCCCCGGTAAGGAATATACGAATACCACGTCCCCATGAGTTACATAATCCTGCTAGACCTGAGGAGATTGTAAGCAGTCCAGCTATCGTCGCAGCTACAATGGAACCTACTCCTGTTGCGGATGTGATGATAGCGGCTAGCGTAGCTACGCCGGCTCCTGCTGTATATGCATTTTGTAGGGCTGTTGCAGAACAACTGTTCAAAAGCAATGCCGGGGGAAGTTTTTGAAAACCATTTTTTCCTGAACAGGTAGCACGTAGCTCAGTTATAAATGGTGTAAGTGTATCTGCTTTTTCTTCAAGGGGTACAAGCTCTTCTTCTTGGGCATAGATTAGCCATTCTTGGGTGATGAGTCCTACAGTAAAATCGTTTAGTGTGTGGGAGTCAATTGAAGGATTATTTTTTGCTTTGGAATAATCGAATGAAGAATTTTGATAATCAAGGTATTTATCAATTTCTTCAAGAGAAGTTTTCTCTTCTTTAGAAAGAACATTTTCGGGGATAGTGTCTTGAGTTGTAAACTCTCCATACTGGGTATAGATGGGCGGTCTATTTTGCGCTAAGGCGTTTGGAGTGAAAAATATGGACGCTGCGGTGGTGAAGGCGATTAAAGAGGCTGTTTTTGATTTCATGGAAAACTTCCTCGCGGATATCAAATTAAATGCTGACAATTATTAAGCTAGTTGTTAGAAAAATTTTTGAATAGTGTTTAGGTTAAATTTATAAAAGTTAACCCTATTTTGGGGTTGCAGTTTTCTTGTTTTTAAGAAAAGTAGATGTTTGTTTTACTGCTACTTGTGTCAGCAACGTATTTTGGGAGAGTTGGGATAGTAGGCAAGGCTAATGACATGTGAGTATCACAGAAATTCAAGGCATGTCTACAATGGCACCCCACCTCGCCAGCTACAAAACGTACACCGTCAACTAAAGCAATTAACCCTTCATGATCGGTGTCAGACAACGAATGAAATGAGCCAACGCCCATGATTGTTGCAACATCCACCAAAGGCTAGGCGTTGCAACGACTTTCTGAACTCAAGGGCGGCGGCACCAGCAAAAATCCCAGCTTCTTCCTGAACTGGTATTTTGCAAAATGCGGAGGATGGGCGCTTACTGTCGTAGCATCACGTACCCGGCGCGCCTCGATTACCTCAGGTGGTAGCCAGATGTTTAACTCTATGGCTCTTGATATTTCAGATAGGAACTCTTCTGCCTCTCCTTTGGTGGCAAAAGTAGTTGGTGCTGTGTAGTTTTTTTCGTTTGCTCCTTTATAGCGTGCTTGGAACCTGCCACTAGGTAGCTTTCTGATTGACCCGAATCCGGTATGTCGGGTGCGGCGTTTTTTAGCTGGCATAAGGGGTGCCTATTCGTATGAGGTATTACAGCCGTGCCATAAACGTGCCATAACTGAGGCCATTTAAGTACGCTTGTGTCCACTTATGTCCTTATCACATCATGGAAAATTACCAACATATAAAAGAAAATCCCAGCTCATTTCTGAACCGGGATTTTGTATATTGCGGAGGATGTGGGATTTGAACCCACGAGGGTCGTGAAACCCGCACGCGTTCCAGGCGTGTGACATAGGCCGCTAGTCGAATCCTCCAGCAAGCACACTAAGTGCTACCCGAAACACTATACACAGTGTGTATAGCAATAACAAAAACTTCCTGGCGGTGCGGTTTTATCCTTGGGTTATGAAAAAGTTGAGCTCGATGAAGATTTGGGTTAGGCTTGGCGGTGGACTTCGCATGGCGTTTATCCCATGAACTCCCCCAGGGCAGGAATGCAGTAAGGGTCAGTGGGCTCTGGCGGGTATGCGGAGTCCTTTTGTTATTTATACGGCGTATGGGGGTGCGTCGATAAGCGAAAGCTGGATTGTGGCCTGGCTATGGTGAAGGTGGGAATAAAAAACTGTGCGTAATCCTATAACAAGGAAGAGAATTATTACCGGAAGATAAATATTTTATGCTCGTTTACATGGGATTATGTGAGTTTCGTAACATATTTATATGCGGTATGGCTTTACCTGGGGATTTATAGTTGTTACGCTCTTTGAAACCATTTACACCATTTTCACCACAGAGGAGAAAAACCATGCTGCAAGGGAATCTTGCTCGTTCATTCTTTCTTTCCGGAGCGCTGGCGATTATCGTTGGCCTGCTCATCATGGCTTGGCCAGGAATCACACTGGTCACACTGGCAATTGTTTGGGGTATTTACGCTATCGTCGATGGCATAAGCAGCTTCATGCGGATCTCTAGCACCCAGGGTGGCGAACGTTTCCTGAATATCTTCTCTGGAATCATTGGCGTTGTTGCTGGTATCGCTGTTATTGCTCAGCCAGTATTGGGCATGGCCATTTTGACCTGGGTTCTTGGCTTCTGGATGATCGTGCGCGGCTTCACTGAAATCTTCGGTGCCTTCTCCTCAGTGAAGGGCGGCGCTAAATGGTGGCTGGTTCTAGCTGGCGTGCTCTGGATTATTGCTGGTGGCTTTGTTATGTCTTACCCAGGAAGCGCAATGGTCAGCATTATTTACTGGCTTGGCTTCTTTAGCATTGTTTGGGGCATCGCCTTGATTGTTGCTGGTATTCAGGTTCGCTCTGCCGAAAAGAAAACTGAAAGTACACCAGAAGCTGAATCAGTAGCTTAAAAAGATACTAAAAATGCCCACATTATTTTTTATGTGGGCATTTTTTATGCGAGCATTTCATCACGTAGGGCTAGTCAAGTAGGGCTGAGGGAAGAATTTTTAATATTCCGATAGCAATCAGCGCGGCAACTAAGAGTGGGCCTATGGCAGTTCCTGGAAGCATAAAAATCATAATCAGGACAATGACGAAAGGCTTTTTCAACGCTATTGTGGTCGCTGCAACCATACCAGCAACTAATACAGTTCCGATGTCTGCCTGAGGAAGAAATACTAAGCTCACAGCTCCTGCGGCGGCACCGGCAAAAGCGAGCGGGAAGAATTCACCGCCTTGCCAACCAGATATTAAACTCAGCGCAGTAGCTATTACTTTTAAGACGGCAAGTGCTAATAAACTCCACCAGGCAGATTGTTCGATAAGCGTGGTCAACTCTGGCATCTGTGCGTGTCCAGAAAAGCGCAATAACGGCACTATCGCTAATAAAGCAGCTAAAACTACTGAGCCACCAATAATACGCAGCCAGGGGGAAGCAATTTTTGCTATATACATATGGCCATAGTGGTGCAGAATAAGA
This DNA window, taken from Corynebacterium kutscheri, encodes the following:
- a CDS encoding MMPL family transporter, with product MAKFLYRLGKWSFRAKWVVIVAWVLLLAIFGGLSTLLQRGFVDTFTMSGTPSQQAFEIYEKNFPEAANPLQGTGVNIVFQAPEGQSLANPENTAAIQSVVDRINESLGDHITNTTRWGNPITLNPELQAMIIDQFTSMGLPEENARLDAENLSLVSADKTIAYTTFDFDYPLTADVTDEDRRLVNEALQVGRDAGLTVEANGTGFGDPIIIEETSEIIGVAVAAIILIFTFGSLVAAGMPVLTAIVGVAIGSLATVLATRWFDMNTVTPVLAIMLGLAVGIDYSLFIIFRYRRELKRLNPQEAAGMAVGTAGSAVVFAGITVIVALVALAVANITFLTYMGIAAAFTVFIVVLIALTLVPAVLGLLGRRIFSGELKVLTRRRKAETVTMGKRWVTLVHRMPGLVIAVVIFALGALTVPSLGLHLSLPTDTQSDYSTTQRKAADLMTKGFGAGVNAPMLVVVDAHDVNPDAEILQPLISAQLTQENPTEQERKQAAVFASYMYVIQKYSTNQDMKHLQLVAISDDQLAVQMLLTPTSAPEATSTNQLILSLREQQVEVESATGINTGITGLVPIQQDITNRLSSVMGLYLLIVVGLAIVLLMIIFRSVLVPLVAGVGFLLSIGAAFGVTVLFWQEGLWGLVPTPGPIIAFMPIFLIGVCFGLAMDYQVFLVSAMREHYTHSGGQAAKGSKYTAVEESVIHGFASGARVVTAAALIMIAVFVAFIGQPIPFIKIFGFALGAGVLFDAFFIRMAFMPAAMFILGNATWWMPRWLDKLLPHLDVEGAALEKERLEKQNPR
- the tgt gene encoding tRNA guanosine(34) transglycosylase Tgt — encoded protein: MTDITFELGTELFDEPGKHGRTGTIHTPHGDIRTPAFIPVGTKATVKTLTPEQIRETGAQAVLSNAYHLYLQPGPDIVDEAGGVAAFENWHGPTYTDSGGFQVMSLGVGFKKVLAMNVKGWEEKDIRARHKDRLAKVDEDGVDFRSVIDGSRHRFTPEVSMQIQHQLGADIMFAFDELTTLIDTRTYQEESVARTHRWAQRCIDEHNRLTEQRVGKPLQSLWGVVQGAQYEDLRRQAARGLVEISNQAEAEGRRGFGGFGIGGALEKENLGTIVGWVCDELPKDKGRHLLGISEPDDLFTAIEAGADTFDCVAPTRLGRRGGVYTLDGRLNLTAARFKRDFTPVDAEFGGYVSENYTRAYIHHLFKAKEFLAGTLCTMHNVTFMIKLVDDIRFHMEAGSYAEFKKEFMGRYYASK
- the gluQRS gene encoding tRNA glutamyl-Q(34) synthetase GluQRS; the encoded protein is MAGRYAPSPSGDLHFGNLRTALIAWLAARSTGREFYLRVEDIDTQRSSMESARRQIEDLAALGLDWDGEITYQHDNDARYTQALAKLPVYECYCSRKDIAEAARAPHAIAGQYPGICRNLSEAVRKQRRAHLAENNRIPALRLRAEANQWTITDLLAGEVTGEVDDMILRRGGQNPDWAYNLAVVVDDAAQGIDQVVRGDDLLSSTPRQAYLGHLLGLATPLYVHVPLVINNRGARLAKRDGAVTFRELSAAMGEADVRAKIAQSLNLHGTTMNELLEDFTLENIPRTPYIWSG
- a CDS encoding carbohydrate-binding domain-containing protein; amino-acid sequence: MNHRTPLTAIILALALGITACSTDNITGTATTGTTSATSTTTYDNYDTTQPPTIAQAMADNSDYTTYNDDEWDAADAQELSDTSATISAAGVYRLTGNYNSVTITAANADVVLIMDNATINGDITVTEAANVAISTTGTNTVNGTIDSTADLTFSGNGSLNVTATDDGISSSDDLVILSGTITVTAGDDGIQANDALAIEGGTITVTAGGDALKSDKDDDPTKGYIAITGGDLTLTTDGDAIAATTDILISGGNITITAGGGADSGKNDDISQKGLKADSYLISEGGTITINSADDALHTDGAIRLSSGSTVTAATADDGIHAEVTLLIDGASVTITKSTEGLEAGLITIADGTVDVTSSDDGLNGSGSVTAEAGVTAVADATTTSATGSDIESPAIPAMPQQGEMPGGRAMGGDASTGEQVVISGGTVTINAGGDGLDSNGDLIITGGTTTVWGPTNNGNGAIDYNGTFTITGGELIALGSNGMAANPSSSDGQGWISTSATGAAGDEVIISDASGTEITRFTALKNFGLVQYSAAELHNGESYTISVNGTTTTVTAGEATITRGGMGMGQPPVRF
- a CDS encoding polyphosphate polymerase domain-containing protein — translated: MSTAIITDDLKPISLDELIAQAAMLTRVDRKYVLRRDDVQRVINGLNPATRVLILNGQAPQAYRSTYFDTPDLRSFYLAAHPRRHKFKVRTRTYVDSEIAFLEVKAKGARGVTIKERIPYDFEAAMHDVLIDDVRPWLEERLVAAGQPTGTGAHLQPTMWGSYKRTTLLMADGAGRATFDTELDWANAHNQYLARPDMVIFETKSGSRPSELDRLLWANGHRPAKISKFGTGMAALDSALPHNRWHKVLNHHFYN
- a CDS encoding DUF4956 domain-containing protein, encoding MTTASFAMIAIDLVAISVLVLALYYPKHRRADLVVAFFGVNIGVLAVSTVLATSTVSSGLGLGLFGVLSIIRLRSSEISQREVAYYFSALALGLIAGLTSTPAAMPLAMMVLIIAVMAITDTTLTSRNSIETQQIQLDRAITDPEELRQEAEVLTGAKVHTISVVKLDLVNDLTLVDVGLVRGEATMKRKVSVQTITENPHREALAH
- a CDS encoding HdeD family acid-resistance protein, with the translated sequence MLQGNLARSFFLSGALAIIVGLLIMAWPGITLVTLAIVWGIYAIVDGISSFMRISSTQGGERFLNIFSGIIGVVAGIAVIAQPVLGMAILTWVLGFWMIVRGFTEIFGAFSSVKGGAKWWLVLAGVLWIIAGGFVMSYPGSAMVSIIYWLGFFSIVWGIALIVAGIQVRSAEKKTESTPEAESVA